One region of Candidatus Methanoplasma cognatum genomic DNA includes:
- the pheT gene encoding phenylalanine--tRNA ligase subunit beta: MPVINFKYSDLCSLLGKEVSQEVLIERIPLIGADMHQTEGGADDMSVEFFPDRPDMFSAEGLARSLRAFLGIEPGLKRYALGDSDIVAVTEAPVLDVRPHFACAAVRDISMTDDLIRSLMELQEKLHMTIGRKRSKLAIGVHDLDKVEPPFRYTAVRPDEASFVPLNCAEEMDLRTILKVHDKGKEYAHLLEGKERYPIIFDKNGEVLSFPPIINGTLTAVRPDTKNIFIDVTGTDRKVVKGALDIVATALAERGGRICRVRMEGCEQHCSPDLSGTRSVISVKECNRFLGLDLSGSGMKEAIEKMGMAATVEGDAIEVLIPSTRLDIMHEVDIFEDVAIGYGFGRFGGPYTSRQTPGKLGPVTSFSDKTRDIMIGLGFTEVTTLTLSNQKDEFDISGLPVKISTRITNPITEDHTCLRSYLMPSLMRILRHNKHRDLPQKIFEIGFVSDEHRTAPRLCGMITSSKTSFTEIKSITESVVREMGMKYSISPCGYRTFIEGRGAFVSSKDDNIGFFGELSPKVITDYEITHPVAMFEIDLSRIADERKGSLF, translated from the coding sequence ATGCCGGTCATCAATTTCAAATACAGCGACCTTTGCTCCCTTTTGGGCAAAGAGGTATCTCAGGAGGTCCTGATTGAGAGGATACCTCTGATCGGCGCCGATATGCACCAGACCGAGGGCGGCGCGGACGACATGTCCGTCGAATTCTTCCCTGACAGGCCCGACATGTTCTCGGCGGAAGGGCTAGCAAGGTCGCTCCGGGCATTTCTGGGCATAGAGCCCGGACTGAAAAGATATGCTTTGGGGGATTCGGACATAGTCGCCGTGACGGAGGCGCCGGTGCTTGACGTGAGACCGCATTTCGCTTGCGCCGCGGTCAGGGATATCAGCATGACCGACGATCTCATAAGATCTCTGATGGAGCTTCAGGAGAAACTCCATATGACCATCGGCAGAAAAAGAAGCAAACTTGCCATCGGAGTCCACGATCTGGACAAAGTGGAGCCGCCGTTCAGATATACTGCAGTGAGACCAGACGAAGCATCATTCGTTCCTCTTAACTGCGCCGAGGAAATGGATCTCCGCACGATATTGAAGGTCCATGACAAAGGAAAGGAATACGCGCACCTTCTGGAAGGAAAGGAAAGATATCCTATAATTTTCGATAAGAACGGCGAAGTGCTGTCATTCCCGCCGATAATAAACGGCACTTTGACGGCTGTCAGGCCGGATACGAAGAATATTTTCATAGACGTTACCGGCACAGACCGAAAGGTCGTGAAGGGGGCGCTCGATATCGTAGCGACCGCATTGGCGGAACGCGGCGGCAGGATATGCAGAGTAAGAATGGAGGGCTGCGAACAGCACTGCTCCCCCGATCTGAGCGGAACGCGATCCGTAATATCGGTGAAAGAATGCAACAGGTTCCTGGGCTTGGACCTGTCCGGAAGCGGGATGAAGGAAGCGATCGAAAAGATGGGGATGGCCGCTACCGTCGAGGGGGACGCGATAGAAGTGCTGATCCCGTCAACGAGACTGGATATAATGCACGAAGTGGACATCTTTGAAGACGTCGCCATAGGCTACGGGTTCGGACGCTTCGGGGGCCCTTACACATCGCGGCAGACGCCTGGAAAATTGGGGCCGGTGACATCATTCTCCGATAAGACGAGGGACATCATGATCGGCCTGGGCTTCACTGAGGTCACAACGCTGACGCTTAGCAACCAAAAGGATGAGTTCGACATCTCCGGACTTCCTGTGAAGATATCCACGCGCATCACCAACCCCATAACTGAGGACCACACCTGCCTGAGGTCATATCTTATGCCCAGTCTGATGAGGATACTCCGCCACAATAAGCACAGAGACCTTCCGCAGAAGATATTCGAGATCGGTTTTGTCTCAGACGAGCACCGCACAGCCCCCCGTCTCTGCGGGATGATCACCTCATCAAAAACATCTTTCACCGAGATAAAGTCGATCACGGAATCCGTCGTCAGAGAGATGGGCATGAAGTACAGCATATCTCCCTGCGGATACAGGACGTTCATCGAGGGGAGAGGGGCCTTCGTTTCTTCGAAAGATGACAATATAGGATTCTTCGGAGAATTATCTCCCAAAGTCATAACCGATTATGAGATAACACATCCCGTCGCGATGTTCGAGATCGATCTGTCCCGCATTGCCGATGAGAGGAAAGGGAGCCTGTTCTGA
- the hmgA gene encoding hydroxymethylglutaryl-CoA reductase (NADPH), producing MEEKRGLKNRGYSHADVDERRKAVEEFTGASLESISKYCFDSEKASKNIENMIGATQIPLGFAGPIVINGDHAKGEFLVPLATTEGALTASISRGMSVINDGGGARVKIFQDGMTRAPVFRTDGVDHCKQIMEWIDRNMGLLASVVDTTTNHGKLLSVESYPAGRNLFIRFTYGTGDAMGMNMATIATEAVCKEIETNTGAVMVSVSGNMCSDKKPAAINMIRGRGKTVIAEALIPKEIVEKRLHASTDSIVETNTRKNLLGSSLSVTLGANAHAANMLAAVYIATGQDPAQVVSGSMTTTMCENINGNLYISVRMPSVEVGTVGGGTRLPSQSEALSIIGCLGDEKAKKLAEIVAATVLAGELSTISAQAAGHLGKAHQELGR from the coding sequence ATGGAAGAAAAGAGGGGTCTGAAGAACAGAGGATACTCTCATGCCGATGTCGATGAAAGACGGAAAGCGGTTGAAGAATTCACTGGAGCCAGCCTCGAAAGCATCTCCAAATACTGTTTTGATTCGGAGAAAGCGTCCAAGAACATTGAGAATATGATCGGTGCAACGCAGATCCCTCTGGGATTCGCTGGTCCGATCGTCATCAACGGAGACCATGCTAAAGGGGAGTTCCTCGTTCCGCTGGCAACCACCGAAGGCGCGCTTACCGCATCAATATCGAGAGGGATGTCCGTCATCAATGACGGAGGCGGCGCCAGAGTGAAGATCTTTCAGGACGGTATGACCAGAGCGCCTGTTTTCAGAACGGACGGAGTGGACCACTGCAAACAGATCATGGAATGGATCGACCGAAACATGGGACTTCTTGCGTCGGTGGTGGACACCACGACGAACCACGGAAAACTCCTTTCCGTGGAATCATATCCGGCAGGAAGGAACCTCTTCATCCGCTTCACATACGGAACGGGAGACGCGATGGGAATGAACATGGCTACGATCGCCACTGAAGCGGTCTGCAAAGAGATCGAGACCAATACAGGCGCCGTGATGGTGTCCGTATCCGGGAATATGTGCAGCGACAAGAAGCCGGCGGCGATCAACATGATCAGAGGCAGAGGTAAGACCGTCATCGCTGAAGCGCTCATTCCGAAAGAGATAGTCGAAAAGAGGCTTCACGCCTCCACAGACTCGATCGTGGAGACCAATACGAGAAAGAACCTTCTAGGAAGCTCGCTGTCCGTGACCCTCGGGGCTAACGCTCATGCCGCGAACATGCTCGCCGCTGTGTACATCGCAACGGGGCAGGACCCGGCGCAGGTGGTCAGCGGAAGCATGACCACGACCATGTGTGAGAATATCAACGGCAATCTCTACATATCGGTGAGGATGCCGTCGGTGGAGGTCGGGACGGTCGGCGGAGGCACCAGGCTGCCTTCGCAGTCGGAGGCGCTCAGCATTATCGGGTGCCTCGGGGATGAAAAAGCCAAGAAATTGGCCGAGATAGTCGCGGCCACCGTGCTTGCGGGGGAACTGTCGACCATATCCGCCCAAGCGGCCGGCCACCTCGGGAAGGCGCATCAGGAACTCGGACGCTGA
- a CDS encoding DUF2207 domain-containing protein has translation MKRTEKIVVAVFCIIFVVILLATFLPDDPDYEFDHYKTDVDIEVRADGSVAVAETYNFRWSGISSGEMYISFPDEKVNALIGSSVSCIIDGTAADLVSYETGSQATYMGGSGMALYSYGMNALSGEWEMNAFYKRAASGEHTVVFQYELANVVGRYSDCVDFYYKVFTYFSDDLKDLTVTVTMPPGSTQTATRIFGHGDPNGYCEFAGGTANAVFKSSNLQAYTMFEIRVVNQQTELYSITPVRTDKTFGSILDEERKFREHTELVILLANIQMWLIVAMVSAALLLLVLTVKLLPRNKPNFNQPYLRELPSIKPNIAAQLGGYYKLARTGFGNRITATVLNLAVQKIIAIEAGAGKEIVFVSLNGDAPMTRFERGVYNMLFCTVKGQDDIRITLSQVKKAVAGGSADHIRLSEIDRQEFNAGSYVDDALGRRNSKWKIIPLIPLILTVPVIGIAAFIDFFDYIPAAIFISFIIAVLSAAVAERTSRPLTVKGEDERAKVLALKKFYTDMTLMKERRAMELPLWEQHLVYAAALGAADKVIKELDVRFAEPGMYGSSLNTLTYMYVLHSVGGLSQSISSINQASYTAFVRGGGGGSSGGGFSSGGGGGFTGGGGGGFGGGGGGHR, from the coding sequence GTGAAAAGGACAGAAAAGATCGTGGTCGCGGTTTTTTGTATTATTTTCGTAGTGATCCTTCTGGCAACCTTCCTGCCGGACGATCCGGATTACGAATTCGATCACTACAAAACAGATGTGGACATCGAGGTCCGCGCGGACGGCAGCGTGGCAGTAGCGGAAACTTACAATTTCAGGTGGTCCGGCATAAGCAGCGGCGAGATGTACATCTCATTCCCCGATGAGAAAGTAAATGCGCTGATAGGATCGTCCGTCAGCTGTATCATAGACGGGACGGCGGCTGATTTGGTCTCCTACGAAACAGGCAGCCAGGCAACGTACATGGGCGGCAGCGGTATGGCGCTCTATTCCTACGGCATGAATGCCCTTTCGGGCGAGTGGGAGATGAACGCTTTCTACAAGAGAGCCGCGTCAGGCGAGCATACGGTGGTCTTTCAGTACGAACTTGCGAACGTGGTCGGCAGGTACTCCGACTGCGTTGATTTTTATTACAAGGTGTTCACCTATTTCTCAGATGACCTTAAGGATCTGACGGTCACCGTCACCATGCCGCCGGGCAGTACGCAGACAGCAACGCGCATCTTCGGCCACGGAGATCCGAATGGCTACTGCGAGTTCGCAGGCGGCACCGCGAACGCTGTTTTCAAAAGTTCAAATCTGCAGGCATACACCATGTTCGAGATCCGCGTTGTCAACCAGCAGACGGAACTGTACTCCATAACTCCGGTAAGGACGGACAAAACCTTCGGTTCGATACTTGATGAGGAAAGAAAATTCCGCGAGCATACGGAACTGGTCATCCTTTTGGCAAACATCCAGATGTGGCTTATCGTTGCGATGGTGTCCGCAGCATTGCTGCTCCTTGTGTTAACGGTCAAACTTCTCCCCCGCAACAAACCGAATTTCAATCAGCCGTATTTGCGCGAGCTGCCCTCGATCAAACCGAACATCGCGGCGCAATTGGGAGGCTACTATAAACTGGCAAGGACCGGTTTCGGCAACAGGATAACCGCCACCGTTCTGAATTTAGCGGTTCAGAAAATAATTGCGATCGAGGCGGGCGCGGGAAAGGAGATCGTTTTCGTTTCCCTCAACGGGGACGCGCCTATGACAAGATTCGAACGTGGCGTTTACAACATGCTCTTTTGCACCGTGAAAGGACAGGACGATATCAGGATCACGCTCAGTCAGGTAAAGAAAGCTGTTGCAGGCGGCTCGGCGGATCACATACGGCTGTCGGAGATCGACAGACAGGAATTCAATGCGGGCAGTTATGTCGATGACGCTCTGGGGAGGCGGAATTCGAAGTGGAAGATTATCCCTCTCATACCGCTTATCCTGACGGTTCCGGTCATAGGCATCGCCGCTTTCATTGATTTCTTTGACTATATTCCGGCCGCCATCTTTATCTCTTTCATCATCGCCGTGTTGTCGGCGGCCGTCGCAGAAAGGACATCCCGCCCCCTCACCGTCAAGGGCGAGGATGAACGCGCAAAGGTCCTTGCGCTGAAAAAGTTCTACACAGACATGACGCTGATGAAAGAAAGACGGGCCATGGAACTCCCGCTCTGGGAACAGCATCTGGTCTATGCGGCTGCCCTCGGAGCGGCCGACAAGGTGATCAAGGAGCTGGACGTGCGGTTCGCCGAGCCAGGAATGTACGGCTCGAGCTTGAACACTCTCACCTACATGTACGTGCTCCACAGTGTCGGCGGACTCTCTCAAAGTATCTCTTCGATCAACCAGGCCTCGTATACGGCATTCGTCCGCGGAGGCGGGGGAGGCAGCAGCGGAGGAGGTTTCAGCAGCGGCGGCGGAGGTGGATTTACCGGCGGCGGAGGCGGAGGTTTTGGAGGAGGGGGCGGAGGCCACAGGTGA
- a CDS encoding zinc ribbon domain-containing protein, which translates to MASYCSNCGKDVVEGTRYCPACGFDTMSQGSGSGYNSGGYNQNNNQNQSMGGSLTIIFVLGCIWAIVAILAGISNMAVGGLLISGAINFAVGIALIMSGIFALLCCMNIHKKEGHQQACTYCLIGSILALVTIIFGIIGIILYFVLKNERSYFRS; encoded by the coding sequence ATGGCATCTTACTGTTCAAACTGTGGTAAAGACGTCGTTGAGGGGACAAGATATTGTCCCGCTTGCGGATTCGACACCATGAGCCAAGGAAGCGGTAGCGGCTACAACAGTGGCGGCTACAATCAGAATAATAACCAAAACCAGAGCATGGGTGGATCGCTCACAATCATATTCGTTCTGGGTTGCATATGGGCAATAGTAGCTATTTTAGCTGGCATTTCGAACATGGCAGTCGGAGGTCTTTTGATATCCGGCGCGATTAACTTCGCCGTTGGAATTGCCCTAATAATGAGTGGAATATTTGCCCTCCTCTGCTGCATGAACATCCATAAAAAAGAAGGGCACCAGCAAGCATGCACCTACTGTTTGATAGGGTCGATATTGGCTTTGGTTACTATTATCTTCGGCATCATAGGCATTATTCTCTATTTTGTGCTGAAGAACGAGCGTAGCTATTTCCGTTCATAA
- a CDS encoding uracil-DNA glycosylase family protein, which translates to MNDDVIMDDLAKLKTKLLACRECRELFGFEPRPVCMGNSDAKIVQVSQAPSVHVHNTGRSFNDISGRRLRNDWYGISEEVFYDPDIFYITSVGHCYPGKSKNKGDNPPPKICAQKWLSKEIELVNNDIFVLVGKAAADFFFPKYDFTELVFSDQRIRGKPAFVIPHPSPLNVRWFKEHPMFEKKRMPEVRGAVHSAIFG; encoded by the coding sequence ATGAATGATGACGTTATCATGGATGACCTAGCAAAACTAAAAACGAAGCTCTTAGCTTGCAGAGAATGCAGAGAGCTTTTCGGTTTTGAGCCCAGACCTGTCTGCATGGGGAACTCCGACGCGAAGATAGTGCAGGTCAGCCAGGCGCCGTCGGTACATGTGCACAATACCGGAAGATCGTTCAACGACATAAGCGGCAGGAGATTAAGGAACGATTGGTACGGCATATCCGAGGAGGTGTTCTATGATCCAGACATCTTTTACATAACATCCGTCGGGCACTGCTATCCGGGGAAGTCAAAGAACAAAGGGGACAACCCTCCGCCGAAGATATGCGCGCAGAAATGGCTCAGCAAAGAGATAGAGCTTGTGAACAATGATATCTTCGTCCTGGTCGGCAAGGCAGCGGCGGATTTCTTCTTCCCTAAGTATGATTTCACGGAACTGGTCTTTTCCGATCAAAGGATAAGAGGTAAACCCGCATTCGTGATACCGCACCCATCGCCTCTGAACGTCAGATGGTTCAAGGAACACCCCATGTTCGAGAAGAAGAGAATGCCTGAAGTAAGGGGCGCGGTCCATAGCGCGATATTCGGCTGA
- a CDS encoding rubrerythrin family protein: MELKGSKTEANLMTAFAGESQARTKYTYYASQARKEGYNQVADIFMETAENEKEHAKLWFKALHGGCIPETLANLQDAAGGENYEHNIMYKEFEETARKEGFNQIADQFKLVGDIEAVHEKRYLELYENIKSGKVFKKDKVVVWKCQNCGYLHVGEEAPALCPTCKHPQSFFEVQAQNW, encoded by the coding sequence ATGGAACTGAAAGGATCCAAGACAGAAGCAAATCTGATGACCGCCTTCGCGGGAGAGAGCCAGGCAAGGACGAAATATACCTACTACGCATCACAGGCAAGAAAAGAAGGATACAACCAGGTAGCGGACATATTCATGGAGACCGCCGAGAACGAGAAAGAGCATGCAAAGCTCTGGTTCAAGGCGCTTCACGGCGGCTGCATACCCGAGACGCTTGCCAATCTCCAGGACGCGGCCGGCGGAGAGAACTACGAGCACAACATCATGTACAAAGAGTTCGAGGAGACGGCCAGAAAAGAGGGATTCAACCAGATCGCCGACCAATTCAAACTGGTGGGTGACATCGAGGCAGTGCACGAGAAGAGATATCTCGAACTCTACGAGAACATAAAGAGCGGCAAAGTGTTCAAGAAGGACAAGGTAGTGGTATGGAAATGCCAAAACTGCGGATACCTCCATGTCGGAGAGGAAGCTCCAGCCCTGTGTCCGACCTGCAAGCACCCGCAGTCGTTCTTTGAAGTACAGGCTCAGAACTGGTAA
- a CDS encoding KilA-N domain-containing protein: MMIKNKTSIITVQDVHVTIASFDIDDYICITDMAKAKEGESRAADIIKNWIRNRTTLEFLGTWEMMHNPNFKVVEFDHFRMQAGLPTFVLSAKQWVEKTNAIGIFVQSGRYGGTYAHKDVAFEFGSAISPVFKLYLLKEYQRLKDIENNSHKLEWDAKRFLSRTNYLIHTDAVKKYVLPLSDYTEQTEWLAYADEADLLNVAMFGCTAKQWRNENPELAKNNNIRDFASVNELAVLSNLETHNAELIKAGRPKTERFQTLLEIARYQIALLDEAERMRSAKSGRTLPE; encoded by the coding sequence ATGATGATTAAGAATAAGACCAGCATTATCACGGTACAGGATGTTCACGTCACGATAGCATCTTTCGACATTGACGATTATATTTGCATAACAGACATGGCAAAGGCTAAAGAGGGCGAGTCTCGTGCTGCGGATATAATCAAAAACTGGATTCGCAACCGCACCACTCTGGAATTCTTGGGCACCTGGGAGATGATGCATAACCCTAACTTCAAAGTGGTCGAATTTGACCACTTTAGAATGCAGGCAGGATTGCCGACCTTCGTCCTAAGCGCGAAACAATGGGTTGAAAAGACCAATGCGATCGGAATCTTCGTTCAATCCGGCAGATACGGCGGTACGTATGCGCACAAGGATGTTGCATTTGAATTCGGCTCTGCAATCAGCCCGGTGTTCAAACTATACTTGTTAAAAGAATATCAGCGGCTGAAGGATATAGAGAACAACAGCCATAAGCTGGAATGGGATGCCAAACGGTTCCTGTCCAGGACCAATTACCTGATACACACCGATGCTGTGAAGAAATATGTCCTGCCGCTTAGTGATTATACAGAACAGACGGAGTGGCTGGCATACGCAGACGAGGCTGACCTGCTGAATGTGGCAATGTTTGGTTGTACAGCAAAACAATGGCGTAATGAAAATCCAGAACTGGCAAAAAATAACAACATCCGTGATTTTGCATCTGTGAATGAACTGGCGGTCTTGTCCAATCTTGAAACACACAATGCAGAATTGATAAAAGCAGGGAGACCCAAGACAGAACGGTTCCAAACACTGCTGGAGATTGCTAGGTATCAGATAGCTTTGCTTGATGAGGCAGAGCGCATGAGGTCGGCGAAAAGCGGAAGAACGCTGCCGGAATAA
- a CDS encoding LemA family protein, with the protein MSPLWTGLIILGLLLVASAAAMILFYNSFVAKKLKVENSFSQIKIQCKKRFDLVPNLVETVKGYAKHEKETLENVTTARSAGASANSVRDLARANNQLTETLSKLFALGEQYPDLKANIGFVKLQDELSEIERTIAVSRSFYNDTVMIYNKAVRTFPGNVFASILKFKEAEFFDAPEAELENVRVSF; encoded by the coding sequence ATGTCGCCGCTTTGGACTGGTCTGATCATCTTGGGTCTGCTCTTGGTCGCCTCGGCCGCAGCGATGATACTGTTCTACAACAGCTTTGTCGCAAAGAAACTGAAGGTCGAGAATAGTTTCAGTCAGATAAAGATACAATGCAAAAAGAGGTTCGACCTCGTGCCGAACCTCGTCGAGACAGTGAAAGGCTATGCCAAGCATGAGAAAGAAACGCTTGAGAATGTGACCACAGCCCGCAGCGCGGGAGCTTCGGCGAACAGCGTTCGCGACCTTGCGAGAGCTAACAATCAGCTTACGGAAACTCTCAGCAAATTGTTCGCGCTCGGCGAACAATACCCGGACCTTAAGGCGAACATCGGCTTCGTAAAGCTCCAGGACGAGCTCTCGGAGATCGAAAGGACCATTGCGGTCTCACGCAGTTTCTATAACGATACGGTCATGATCTATAACAAAGCCGTTAGGACATTCCCGGGCAACGTCTTCGCCTCCATTCTCAAATTCAAGGAAGCAGAGTTCTTTGACGCACCGGAAGCCGAGCTGGAAAATGTCAGGGTCAGTTTCTGA
- a CDS encoding DNA alkylation repair protein, with translation MKHKDRYDDEYVLDLSLKIHSVMPGFDKDAFSNGLIGRLDDKELFARLDIIVDAMEKSMGIDYSKNIQVFFNMLGPELTQPEGMFTSGWWLWPVGRYVERHGNEDWKLSLPFLKELTKRFTGEYAIRPLLKEHPEEVMDELIAWTKDENVHVRRLASEGVRIRLPWAEKLTVALDELERYAVILTNLKDDPERFVQKSVGNNLNDLFKESPEKAKRIIEQWEKTKESKAREWIVKHGMRNQK, from the coding sequence ATGAAGCACAAAGATCGCTACGACGACGAATATGTCCTCGATCTTTCTTTGAAGATACACTCAGTAATGCCGGGTTTTGATAAAGATGCTTTTTCAAACGGTCTGATAGGCCGCCTTGATGATAAAGAATTGTTTGCGAGGCTCGACATTATCGTCGACGCCATGGAAAAAAGCATGGGGATTGACTACTCAAAAAATATCCAAGTGTTTTTTAATATGCTTGGCCCGGAATTGACCCAACCTGAGGGGATGTTCACCTCAGGGTGGTGGCTGTGGCCCGTTGGCAGGTATGTCGAACGGCATGGGAATGAAGATTGGAAGCTGTCTCTGCCCTTCCTGAAGGAACTGACGAAGCGGTTTACAGGAGAGTACGCCATCCGCCCTCTTCTGAAAGAGCACCCGGAAGAAGTGATGGATGAGCTTATAGCGTGGACGAAGGATGAGAACGTTCATGTCCGGAGGCTTGCAAGCGAGGGGGTCAGGATACGTTTGCCGTGGGCGGAGAAATTGACCGTCGCTTTGGACGAGCTCGAAAGGTATGCGGTCATCCTCACGAACCTGAAGGATGATCCGGAAAGGTTCGTACAAAAAAGCGTCGGAAACAATCTGAACGACCTGTTCAAAGAGTCGCCTGAAAAAGCAAAGCGGATCATCGAACAATGGGAAAAGACGAAGGAAAGCAAAGCACGGGAATGGATCGTAAAGCACGGCATGAGAAATCAAAAATGA
- a CDS encoding zinc-ribbon domain-containing protein — protein MIKMEERSSSNFCMKCGAPLRESDTFCTTCGEAIGSTSQAQPYSQYGYPQNKSNRLRNMAILSAVWAAIALVLGLFFILGADYIMGIFDSTPDFWNIMEDTYGYTRDDIAYSLFVTGAVIAASGAFAAVTAVLSMTKKFHFVALIACIISSLLGLIILVGAIGFIVAYFIYKAKDEFKSNNQKI, from the coding sequence ATGATAAAAATGGAAGAACGATCATCCTCGAATTTTTGTATGAAATGCGGAGCCCCGTTACGCGAATCCGATACTTTCTGCACAACCTGCGGTGAGGCGATAGGCAGTACCTCCCAAGCACAGCCGTATTCGCAATATGGGTACCCACAGAATAAAAGCAACAGATTGAGGAATATGGCAATCCTATCGGCTGTCTGGGCCGCAATCGCATTAGTGTTAGGCTTATTCTTTATTCTTGGAGCAGACTATATAATGGGTATATTCGATTCAACCCCCGATTTTTGGAATATTATGGAAGATACATATGGCTACACTCGTGATGATATTGCATATTCACTCTTTGTGACAGGCGCGGTCATAGCAGCTAGCGGTGCATTTGCGGCGGTCACAGCGGTGCTGTCCATGACAAAGAAATTCCACTTCGTGGCATTGATAGCGTGCATAATCTCCTCTTTACTTGGACTTATAATACTGGTGGGCGCTATCGGGTTCATAGTAGCATACTTCATATACAAAGCAAAGGACGAGTTCAAAAGTAACAATCAAAAAATATAA
- a CDS encoding peroxiredoxin, which yields MEVNDRFPEFTLRDENNELFDSRSLDGIRYVIYFYPRDGTSGCTKEALDFSSLYPKFMLRNIPVIGVSKDSAASHQRFKEKNSLKVKLLSDPDHDLTERAGAWGTKMMYGKEVRGTIRSTFIVGRDGVVEAAWKGVKVQGHAEKVLEKAISLTKT from the coding sequence ATGGAAGTGAACGACAGATTCCCGGAATTCACTCTCAGGGATGAGAACAATGAGCTGTTCGACAGCAGATCCCTGGATGGCATAAGGTATGTCATTTACTTCTATCCGCGGGACGGGACCTCCGGCTGCACTAAAGAAGCGCTTGATTTCTCTTCTTTGTATCCTAAATTCATGCTGAGGAACATACCTGTCATCGGGGTAAGTAAAGACAGCGCCGCTTCGCACCAAAGATTCAAAGAGAAGAACTCGCTGAAAGTGAAGCTTCTGAGCGATCCCGATCATGACCTGACGGAAAGGGCGGGGGCATGGGGCACCAAGATGATGTACGGCAAAGAGGTCCGGGGAACGATAAGATCCACATTCATTGTCGGAAGGGACGGCGTCGTAGAAGCTGCATGGAAAGGCGTGAAGGTCCAGGGACATGCAGAAAAGGTGCTTGAAAAGGCAATATCGCTGACAAAGACCTGA